From the Hevea brasiliensis isolate MT/VB/25A 57/8 chromosome 15, ASM3005281v1, whole genome shotgun sequence genome, one window contains:
- the LOC131168845 gene encoding protein BFR2-like, whose amino-acid sequence MASPVTMTKLFKNCKSLPIHLLRGSSSIPMETKIVGKIPSPISVQYFLGSQPNLGSVHHGTINGINTLLLSRFHGSKGYGRRKYPTDDDDDDDDDDDLVGEDIVDDYENDNNEFDFDDDDDDDDDAPAQKRNK is encoded by the coding sequence ATGGCCAGCCCAGTAACAATGACGAAGCTATTCAAAAACTGCAAGTCTCTTCCTATCCATCTCCTCCGTGGCTCCAGTAGCATCCCAATGGAAACCAAGATTGTTGGCAAGATACCGAGCCCTATCTCTGTCCAGTATTTCCTCGGGAGTCAGCCTAATCTTGGCTCTGTTCATCATGGTACTATTAATGGCATCAACACGCTTCTGCTGTCGAGATTTCATGGCTCTAAAGGTTACGGTCGGAGGAAATATCCAACCGACGACGACGACGACGACGATGACGATGATGATTTAGTTGGAGAGGATATTGTTGACGACTATGAGAATGATAATAATGAGTTTGattttgatgatgatgatgatgatgatgatgatgctcCTGCTCAGAAACGAAACAAATGA